The stretch of DNA ACCTTGCCGGTCTGCGGCAGCTTTCCGCCCAGCAGCGGCAGTTGGCCAGCGGTGTAGACGAGGTCGCCGGTGCGCACCGCAGGCACATATGCGGCCAGCGGCGGGACAACGTCGGGCAGCTCGATGCCGAGCTCGGCGAGCCGTTCGGACGCGCTCGTCATTTCGGACGCTTCAGATACGCCACATGCTGCTCGCCCGTCGGCCCCGGCAGTACCGACACCAGTTCCCAGCCGTCCTCACCCCACTGGTCGAGGATCTGCTTCGTCGCGTGCGTCAGCAGCGGGACGGTGGCGTATTCCCAACGGGTCGGTTCGCTCATGTGGCTGAGCTTATCGGGCGGCCAATCAGGCACAGCTAGCATGCAGGTGTGGCTACCTCAGCGAACAGCGGTAGACCGGTCGGCTGGCCGTCTCGCCTGACAAAGGCGCGGCTGCACTTCGTCACCGGCAAGGGCGGCACCGGCAAGTCGACGATCGCGGCGTCTCTGGCGCTGGCGCTGGCGGCAGGCGGCCGCAAGGTGCTGTTGGTGGAAGTCGAAGGGCGCCAAGGCATTGCGCAGCTGTTCGACGTGCCACCGCTGCCCTATGCAGAGGTCAAGATCGCCACTGCCGACGGCGGCGGCGCCGTCAATGCGCTCGCCATCGACACCGAGGCAGCCTTCCTGGAATATCTCGACATGTTCTACAACCTCGGCCTTGCCGGGCGTGCGATGCGCCGGATCGGCGCGGTCGAGTTCGCGACGACCATCGCACCTGGCCTGCGTGACGTGCTGCTCACCGGCAAGATCCGCGAGATCGTCACCCGCGCCGAGAAGGGTAAGCAGCCCGTCTACGACGCGATCGTGGTCGACTCCCCGCCGACGGGCCGTATCGCCCGATTCCTCGACGTCACCAAGGCGGTGTCGGATCTCGCCAGGGGTGGGCCCGTGCACTCCCAGGCCGAAAGCGTGGTCAAGGTGCTGCACTCCGACCTCACCGCGATCCACCTGGTCACCTTGCTGGAGGCGCTGC from Mycobacterium sp. JS623 encodes:
- a CDS encoding DUF4177 domain-containing protein → MSEPTRWEYATVPLLTHATKQILDQWGEDGWELVSVLPGPTGEQHVAYLKRPK
- a CDS encoding ArsA-related P-loop ATPase; translation: MATSANSGRPVGWPSRLTKARLHFVTGKGGTGKSTIAASLALALAAGGRKVLLVEVEGRQGIAQLFDVPPLPYAEVKIATADGGGAVNALAIDTEAAFLEYLDMFYNLGLAGRAMRRIGAVEFATTIAPGLRDVLLTGKIREIVTRAEKGKQPVYDAIVVDSPPTGRIARFLDVTKAVSDLARGGPVHSQAESVVKVLHSDLTAIHLVTLLEALPIQETLEAIEELREMELPIGSVIVNRNIPAYLAADDLAKAAEGDIDADAVRTGLKDAGITLSDSEFAGLLTETIQHATRITARAESAEQLDALDVARLELPQIPDGVDLGSLYELAEALAHQGVR